The following proteins come from a genomic window of Micromonospora zamorensis:
- a CDS encoding peroxiredoxin: MPIEVGAEAPDFVLKDQNNQEVRLSGFRGRRIVLLVFYPLAFTGTCRGELSEIRDNLDEYVNDDVQVLTVSVDSAYSHKIWADREGYQFPMLADFWPHGGVAQAYGVFNDVAGFANRGTFVIDKAGVVRFAEMNGPGEARDQQGWRKAIAAATV, from the coding sequence ATGCCCATCGAGGTTGGTGCCGAGGCACCGGACTTCGTGCTGAAGGACCAGAACAACCAGGAGGTCCGGCTCTCGGGCTTCCGGGGCAGGCGCATCGTCCTGCTGGTCTTCTACCCGCTCGCCTTCACCGGCACCTGCCGGGGTGAGCTGTCCGAGATACGGGACAACCTCGACGAGTACGTGAACGACGACGTCCAGGTGCTGACCGTCAGCGTCGACTCGGCCTACAGCCACAAGATCTGGGCTGACCGCGAGGGCTACCAGTTCCCCATGCTGGCCGACTTTTGGCCGCACGGCGGTGTCGCCCAGGCGTACGGGGTCTTCAACGACGTCGCCGGGTTCGCCAACCGGGGCACCTTCGTCATCGACAAGGCCGGCGTGGTCCGCTTCGCCGAGATGAACGGCCCGGGCGAGGCCCGCGACCAGCAGGGCTGGCGCAAGGCCATCGCCGCAGCGACCGTCTGA